The Tessaracoccus flavus genome includes the window CGGGAGAGGCCCAGTTGTAGACCGGGTTGAGCGACCAGATCTTGACGCCCGTCGACGCCATGGCCTTCTTCACCTTAGCGATCTCCGCATCGTCCACCTTGGGGTAGTGGTGCCACTCGTGGAAGTCGGCGCGTGGTGACAGCTCGATGTACTCGTAGCCGAGGTCGGCCGCCTTCTGGCACTCCTCCGCCACCGTGAGGTGGGGGTGGTACATCGACGGGTCCAGCAGGATCTTGACCATGGTCGCTCCTTATCAGGCGTAGAGGGCGGGCTTGTCCATCATGGAGATGGGCACCTCGCCGTCGGCGGTCAGGGCCTGCACGCCGGCGTCGCACACCACGGCGGCGGCGTAGCCGTCCCAGCTGGACGAGCCGGTGTGGCGGTCCTCGGTCACGGCGGTGATCCACTCCTGGACCTCCGTGACGAAGGCGCCCCCGAAGCGCTGGTTGTGGTCCATCGTCAGGCGGTTGCGGCGTCCGAGCTTGTCGGCCCGCTGCACCAGTTCCTGATCGCTGAGCCGGACCGCGCCGGTCTCGGCCACCACCTCACACTGGATGTCGTAGCCGTACTGGCAGTTGACGAAGACCTCGTCGGAAACCCGGACGCCGGACTCGGTGTAGAGGATGAGGACGAGCGGGTCCTGCAGGTGCTCGAAGCGCAGCGATGTCTTCTTCGGCTTGTCGACGCGGGCGGAGACGAACTCCTCGCCCAGCAGCCAGCGCATCGTGTCGATCTCGTGGATTGCGGTGTCGTTGATCGCCATGTCCCAGGTGTAGAACTCCGGCACGGTCGGGTTGCGATGGGCGCAGTTGACCATGAGGGGTTCGCCGATCTCACCGTCGTCGATGATCTGCTTCATCTCGCGGTACGACGCGTCGAAGCGGCGCATGAACCCCACGGTCACAAGCTTACGTCCGGCCTTCTGCTCGGCCTCCATGATGCGGACACAGGCCTCGGCCGTGGGCGCCAGGGGCTTCTCGCAGAAGACGTACTTGCCGGCCTCGATGGCCGCGATCACGTCTGGCTCGTGAGCGGGGCCGTGGCTCGTGATCATGATGGCGTCGATGTCGGGGGAGTTGATGAGATCGGTGCTGCTGTCGAAGGCGGTGCCGCCGATCTGCTCTGCCACCGCCCGCGCGTTGTCGGCGTTGACGTCGCTGACGCCCACCACACGACCGCCCGAGATGACGGAGTGGATGCGCTCGATGTGCGCGCGACCCATGCCGCCGGGGCCGATCATTCCGATACGAAGTGTCATGGTTCGGGTCCCTCTCAGAGCTGGCCGAGGCCGATGGAGGCCAGGTACTCGCGCACCTTGATGGCGTTGGGCAGCGGGTAGGACGGGTCGCAACCGTACATGTCCTGCTCGCAGATCACGTAGAGCTCCTTGTCCAGGTCCGCCAGCGCTTCGACGAGGCTGGGCATGTCGGGCTCGCCCTCGGGCGGGGGTACGGAGCAGCCGGCCTTGACGGCCTTGACGAACGGCCAGTCCTCGTCGTGCGCCTGCTTCACGATCGCAGGGTCCATGGCCTTGATGTGGACGTAGGAGATGCGGTCCGGGTAGGTGCGGATGAGGTCGATGTTGTCTCCCATGCCGTAGACGATGTGGCCGGTGTCGAGGCAGAAGCCCACGTACTCCGGGTCGGTGGCCTGGAAGATGCGGTCGATGTCGTCGCGGGTCTCGATGTGCGAGTCGCCGTGGGGGTGCAGTACGAGCTTCAGCCCGTAGTCGTCCTTCATCATCTTGCCGAGACGGTTGGCGTTGTTGACGTACAGGTCCCACGCGGCGCCGTCGAGGTGGCGCACGTCGGTGAAGTCTCCAGTGTGCTCGTCGCGGAACATGGGGGGAAGGTGCACGACGTACTCGGCGCCAACCGCTGCATGGGTCTCGCCCACGCGGCGGAAGAGTTCCTCGGTGGCGGCCCAGGCGTCCTCCTGGTGCAGGACGCCCCAGGCCGTGCCGGCCACGACGCGGAAGCCGCGCTTGGCCATCTCCTCGGAGAGCCGCTTCGGATCGGTCGGGAAGTACCCGAACGGTCCGGTCTCCATCACCGAGAAGCCGGCCTCGGCCATCTCATCGAGGGCCTTCTCCCATGGAATCTGGAGCGGGTCCTCGGGGAACCAGACGCCCCACTGGTCGGGGCAGACTCCCACCGTGAGCTTGTTGTAGCGGGGATCAGGGTTGCGGGACTTGTCGATCTGCGTCATTGCGGATCCTTTCAGCACTGTAGGCGGCTTTTGGAATCAGGGTAACCCGCCATTTATGTACTGTCAAAGGCCGCGTTCCTAGCGGTGGGTAGGCGGCCCTGGCTGCTCCTGCTATCGATCCGGCCGTTGACCTCCGAGAGAGTGTTGCGGCCCGGATGAACTCGTGTATGTTAGGACAAGAAAAGTCGTGGCGCGGGTGCGCCTGTCAAGCGCGAAGGAGCGTGAACTGTGTCTGCTCGCACAATCGGGGTCGGAGTCGTGAGTCTCGGCTGGATGGGCCGTTTGCACGCTCGTAGTTACAGGGCGCTGGCCGAGAAGTTCCCCCACTTGGGCGCGGATGTGCGGCTCGTGGCCGCCGCCGACAGCAACGAGGCCACCTGTGCGGCGGCGCTCACCGAGATGGGCTTCGAGCGTGCGTACGACGACTACCGCAAACTCATCGCGGATCCCGACGTCGACGTCGTGAGCATCTGTTCGCCCAACTTCCTGCACAAGGAGGTCGCGCTGGCCGCCGCTGCGGCGGGTAAGCCGTTCTGGATCGAGAAGCCGATGGGCGTCAGCGCCGCGGAGTCCCGCCAGATAGCCGAGGCCGTCGAGGACGCCGGGCTGGTGACCGCCGTCGGCTTCAACTACCGTCACGTGCCGGCGATCGAGAAGGCCAGGGAGTTGATCCGGAGCGGTCGCCTGGGGCGGATCATGAACGTCCGGTGCTGGCTGATTGCGGACTACGCGGCATCTCCCGAGGGGCCCCTGACCTGGCGGGACAGCCGGGAGAGGGGCGGCAGCGGCGTCATCGGTGACCTCATGAGCCACGGTGCCGACCTCGTGCAGTACCTGGTCGGCAGGATCGAGTCCGTGACCGCGTTGACGGGCCAGTTCATCACCGAGCGTCCCATCCCGTTGAAGAGCGGCGTCGGGCACTTCGGCTATGAGCTCTCGGACGAGAAGGGCCCGGTCGAGAACGAGGACTACATCGCTCTCTTGGGGCGCCTCGAGGGCGGTGCGCTCGCCACGCTGGAGGCCAGCAGGGTGGCCATCGGCCCGCGCGCCGAATACATCGTGGAGGTCTACGGTTCGGACGGCTCGATCCGGTGGAACTTCGAGCACCTCAACGATCTCCAGGTCTGCATCGGCCGCGACAGTGAGTTCCTCGGCTACACCCGTGTGATGGCAGGGGGCGACTTCCCCCGGTTCGCCACCTTCCAGCCGGGTGCTGGCACGTCGATGGGATTCGATGACATGAAGGTGGTCGAGGCGGCAAAGTTCATCGAATCGGTCCTCACCGGTCGGCAGTTGGCGCCCTCGGTCGCGGACGGCTGGTCGGCCGCTGAGATCGACGAGGCGGCGCTCCAGTCCGCGGCGGACGGCCGCTGGCACGATGTGCCGGAGGTCACCGGGGCGGTCACATACAACGCGTGACGTCTGGGGCTTCGCCGGTCACACCAGTAGGTAGAGCGACGACGCGATCGTGAGTCCTATGACGACGCGGTCGAACAGTGTCTTGTCGATCCGTCGCGCCCAGACCCGCCCCGCGAAGGCGCCGGCGAGTACCACCGGCGCCAGGGCGCCGAGCAGGGGCAGCATCGATGGCTGAAGGAGGCCCAGGCCGATCGAGAAGGGCAGCTTCACCGCGTTCAGCACGAAGAAGAACCACGCCTGGGTGCCGAGAAACCGCAGGACGTCGAAGCGGGCGGCAACGAAGTACAGCGTCATCACCGGCCCGCCCGCGTTGGCCGCCATGGACGTGAAGCCGCCCAGGCTGCCGAAAACGCCTCGAATCCAGGGATTGGTGAGCGCCCGCTCGGCGGTCAGATGGCCCCGCCTCCTCAGCGTGAGGGTCAGCGCAGTGAGCGTCAACAGGATCGCTCCGATCCCGCGGCGGACCAGGGGATCGTCGGCTGAGGCCAGGAACAGCCATCCGACGATCATCCCGCCGACGACGGTGGGGAGCAGGCGCGCCAGGATGCGCCAGTCGACGTCGCGCCGGTAGCTCCAGATGGCGACGATGTCGCCGACGAGCAGCAACACGAGCAGCGCCGCCGTCGACTCCCGTGCCGGGAGGATGGCGGCGAACGCCGCGACCGATAGCGTCGCGGCTCCAGGCAGTGCCGTTTTGGCGATGCCGATGAGCAGCGCGGCCGCGATCAGCACGACCAGCGCGGTGATCGTCAGGTCCACGGCTCGATCCTAACGGAACGTGAGTTGTGACAATGTGATGACATTTTCTACGACAGGCCGTAGGATTGATTCAGGGTCCAGCCGGACGACATCCCTCCCAGCTCTAAGGGGCCACCATGTCCAGTCAAACCATTCCCAACCTGATGCGCGCGGCGGTGTTGCGGGACGTCTCCAGGGGGTTCGCCGTCGAGGAGATCCGGACTCCTCGACCCAAGGAGGGTGAGATCCTCATCCAGGTGTCTGCCTGCGGCATGTGCCACTCGGATCTGCACGTCCTTGGTGGGGCGATCTCGTTCCCGACGCCGTGCGTACTCGGCCACGAGGTGGCGGGGGTCGTTGTGGAGATCGGGCCGCACAACGAGCACACCACCCTCAAGGTGGGCGACCGGGTGGCGGGCGCGTTTCTGATGCCCTGCGGCCAATGCGAATCCTGTGCGGCGGGTAGGGACGACCTGTGCAGTAACTTCTTCTCTCTCAACAGGTTGAAGGGTCAGTTGTACGACGGGAACACCCGCCTCTTTTCACGCGACGGTGAGCCGATCTGGATGTACTCCATGGGTGGACTGGCGGAGTACTGCGTGATTCCGACGACGTCCGCGGCCAAGCTTCCCGACGGAGTCGATCCCGTCGCCGGCGCGATCCTGGGGTGCGCGGCCATGACGGCGTACGGTGCCGTCCGTCGGGGAGCCGACCTGCGCCACGGTGAGGATGTGGCGGTTGTCGCGACCGGCGGCGTCGGGTCGAACGTGATCCAGATCGCCAGGGCGTTCGGGGCGCGGCGGGTGATCGCAATCGACATCTCCGATGAGAAGCTCACCGACGCCATGGGTCTGGGAGCCACGCACGCGGTCAACTCGGCCACCACCGACGTCCGCGAGGCGGTCTTCGACATCACTGAGGGGCGCGGCGTGGACGTGGCCTTCGAGGTGCTCGGGCGCCCCGAGACGTGGCTCACAGCGCTCGATGCGCTGCGCGACGGCGGCAGGATGGTGCCGATCGGGCTGGGTGCAGGGATCCAGAAGGCCGAAGTGGAGATCAACCGCACGGTGCGCCGTTCGCAGTCGATCATCGGCTCCTACGGTGCCCGCACCAGGCTGGATCTGCCCGAGGTGGTCCGCATGGCCGCGAGCGGCGTCATCGATTACAGGCACATCGTCAGTCGGCGCTTCTCACTCGACGAGGTTGCCGAAGGCTACGACCTGCTCCACCACGGCAAGATCCGCGGCAGGGCTGTGGTCGACCTCTCCCTGTAGCGATCGACGAGCCGGTTCGGTCGGCTTTCGTATCACGGTTACATTTGAGACGGGCCGCAGTCAGGGCGGCCCGCCTCACCGCCCGCCCGAAAGGTCACAGTGACCGGTCTGCCCCTGCTGAGCCTCAAGAACCGCTCCTTCATCGCCCTTGTCTGCGTCGTGATCGCCGTCCTGGGCGGGGTGGCGATGAGCACGCTGCGCCAAGAGCTCATCCCCTCCATCTCATTGCCCGCCGTCGCGGTGGTGGCCACCAATCCGGGAGCGTCGTCGGAGCAGATGGCCGACGCCGTGGCCGACCCGATCGAGCGCCAGCTCCGCACGCTGGACCGCATCGAGGGCACGAGCGCTGTGAGCAACTCCAACTTCACCATGGTGAGCGTCGAGCTCGAGTACGGTGCCGACATCTACAGGGCAGCGTCCCAGGCGGATGTGCTGCTGGGGAGAGTGGAGGATCAACTCCCGGAGGGGACCAGCACCCAGGTCATGACCGGCGGCTCGGGTGACCTGCCGGCGATGATCGTCGCCGTGGCCTCCGACCTCCCCACCCCGGAACTGGCGAGACGGTTGGAGCTCACCACGCTGCCGGACATCGACACGGTCCAAGGCGTCTCGACCGTCCAGCTGGTCGGGTCGGCCGATGAGATCGTGCGCCTGACGCTCGACGACGCGGCCATGGCCGCGAACCAGGTGACGCAGGGTGAGATCATCGGCAGCCTCGACGACGCCGGCCTTCGGATTCCCGGCGGCACCGTCACGGACGGCGAGTTCGAACTCGACATCACGGTCGGCAACAGCTTCGACTCGGTCGAGGATCTGGCCGACCTGGTCATCCTCCCCGCCGCCGAGGGGGCGTCCCCGGTCAGACTGGGCGACGTCGCCACGGTGGAGCGCACGGTGGCCGAGGCCCAGTCGATCTCGCGCACGGACGGTCGCGACTCGATCACGATGCTGATCCTCCCGTCCACCGACGCGAACTTCGTCGAACTCTCCGACGCGGTCACGCAGATCCTGGAGGACTCCGCGGCGACGCTCGGCGGGGCGACGGAATTCAGCGTGATCTTCGATCAGGCACCGTTCATCCAGGAGTCCATCGCGGGTATCGCCAACGAGGGCCTCTGGGGCCTGGTGTTTGCGGTCGTCGTCATCTTCGTATTCCTGCTCGCCGTGCGGCCCACCATCATCACCGCGATCTCCATCCCGCTGTCGTTGCTCTTCGCGTTCATCGGCATGCTGGCCACTGGCACCACGATCAACATGATGTCTCTGGCGGGGCTGATGCTCGCGATCGGGCGTATGGTGGACGACTCCATCGTCGTGATCGAGAACATCGTTCGTCACCTCGCCACGTCCACACGATCGCGGTTCCGAACCATCGTCGACGCCGTGACCGAGGTTGCCGGTGCCGTGATCTCCTCCACGATCGTTGCGCTGCTGGTCTTCGTGCCGATCGCGCTGGTCCCCGGAATCGCAGGCGAACTCTTCCGCCCGTTCGCGCTGACCACCGTGCTGGCCCTGACGGGCTCACTGCTGGTGTCGCTGACG containing:
- a CDS encoding Gfo/Idh/MocA family protein — translated: MTLRIGMIGPGGMGRAHIERIHSVISGGRVVGVSDVNADNARAVAEQIGGTAFDSSTDLINSPDIDAIMITSHGPAHEPDVIAAIEAGKYVFCEKPLAPTAEACVRIMEAEQKAGRKLVTVGFMRRFDASYREMKQIIDDGEIGEPLMVNCAHRNPTVPEFYTWDMAINDTAIHEIDTMRWLLGEEFVSARVDKPKKTSLRFEHLQDPLVLILYTESGVRVSDEVFVNCQYGYDIQCEVVAETGAVRLSDQELVQRADKLGRRNRLTMDHNQRFGGAFVTEVQEWITAVTEDRHTGSSSWDGYAAAVVCDAGVQALTADGEVPISMMDKPALYA
- a CDS encoding TIM barrel protein, whose amino-acid sequence is MTQIDKSRNPDPRYNKLTVGVCPDQWGVWFPEDPLQIPWEKALDEMAEAGFSVMETGPFGYFPTDPKRLSEEMAKRGFRVVAGTAWGVLHQEDAWAATEELFRRVGETHAAVGAEYVVHLPPMFRDEHTGDFTDVRHLDGAAWDLYVNNANRLGKMMKDDYGLKLVLHPHGDSHIETRDDIDRIFQATDPEYVGFCLDTGHIVYGMGDNIDLIRTYPDRISYVHIKAMDPAIVKQAHDEDWPFVKAVKAGCSVPPPEGEPDMPSLVEALADLDKELYVICEQDMYGCDPSYPLPNAIKVREYLASIGLGQL
- a CDS encoding Gfo/Idh/MocA family protein; amino-acid sequence: MGRLHARSYRALAEKFPHLGADVRLVAAADSNEATCAAALTEMGFERAYDDYRKLIADPDVDVVSICSPNFLHKEVALAAAAAGKPFWIEKPMGVSAAESRQIAEAVEDAGLVTAVGFNYRHVPAIEKARELIRSGRLGRIMNVRCWLIADYAASPEGPLTWRDSRERGGSGVIGDLMSHGADLVQYLVGRIESVTALTGQFITERPIPLKSGVGHFGYELSDEKGPVENEDYIALLGRLEGGALATLEASRVAIGPRAEYIVEVYGSDGSIRWNFEHLNDLQVCIGRDSEFLGYTRVMAGGDFPRFATFQPGAGTSMGFDDMKVVEAAKFIESVLTGRQLAPSVADGWSAAEIDEAALQSAADGRWHDVPEVTGAVTYNA
- a CDS encoding sulfite exporter TauE/SafE family protein; the protein is MDLTITALVVLIAAALLIGIAKTALPGAATLSVAAFAAILPARESTAALLVLLLVGDIVAIWSYRRDVDWRILARLLPTVVGGMIVGWLFLASADDPLVRRGIGAILLTLTALTLTLRRRGHLTAERALTNPWIRGVFGSLGGFTSMAANAGGPVMTLYFVAARFDVLRFLGTQAWFFFVLNAVKLPFSIGLGLLQPSMLPLLGALAPVVLAGAFAGRVWARRIDKTLFDRVVIGLTIASSLYLLV
- a CDS encoding zinc-binding dehydrogenase; amino-acid sequence: MSSQTIPNLMRAAVLRDVSRGFAVEEIRTPRPKEGEILIQVSACGMCHSDLHVLGGAISFPTPCVLGHEVAGVVVEIGPHNEHTTLKVGDRVAGAFLMPCGQCESCAAGRDDLCSNFFSLNRLKGQLYDGNTRLFSRDGEPIWMYSMGGLAEYCVIPTTSAAKLPDGVDPVAGAILGCAAMTAYGAVRRGADLRHGEDVAVVATGGVGSNVIQIARAFGARRVIAIDISDEKLTDAMGLGATHAVNSATTDVREAVFDITEGRGVDVAFEVLGRPETWLTALDALRDGGRMVPIGLGAGIQKAEVEINRTVRRSQSIIGSYGARTRLDLPEVVRMAASGVIDYRHIVSRRFSLDEVAEGYDLLHHGKIRGRAVVDLSL
- a CDS encoding efflux RND transporter permease subunit, which gives rise to MTGLPLLSLKNRSFIALVCVVIAVLGGVAMSTLRQELIPSISLPAVAVVATNPGASSEQMADAVADPIERQLRTLDRIEGTSAVSNSNFTMVSVELEYGADIYRAASQADVLLGRVEDQLPEGTSTQVMTGGSGDLPAMIVAVASDLPTPELARRLELTTLPDIDTVQGVSTVQLVGSADEIVRLTLDDAAMAANQVTQGEIIGSLDDAGLRIPGGTVTDGEFELDITVGNSFDSVEDLADLVILPAAEGASPVRLGDVATVERTVAEAQSISRTDGRDSITMLILPSTDANFVELSDAVTQILEDSAATLGGATEFSVIFDQAPFIQESIAGIANEGLWGLVFAVVVIFVFLLAVRPTIITAISIPLSLLFAFIGMLATGTTINMMSLAGLMLAIGRMVDDSIVVIENIVRHLATSTRSRFRTIVDAVTEVAGAVISSTIVALLVFVPIALVPGIAGELFRPFALTTVLALTGSLLVSLTIVPVLAYWFMRGKAEGQSDDESEDAEWFEVSGGWLARLYRPALAWALGHRVLTAALAALIFAGSLALVPLLKINLLGESGMNTVQARQILPAGTLLATSVEESERTEEVLRGVDGVEGIQTSVGGGGFGPPGAGGGANSISYTITTDEDAEQQDLVRQITEALDAHEEASESAGEVEVIDGGTCWGRPRST